Proteins co-encoded in one Streptomyces roseochromogenus subsp. oscitans DS 12.976 genomic window:
- a CDS encoding polyprenyl synthetase family protein, with the protein MTTTTCSAPAARALKEARATILDGVERAVAALLAEERARWADDAPQALVLLDAIGDLVAAGGKRLRPAFCASGFLLAGGSPDDPAAARLGAALELLHVSALIHDDVLDESDRRRGLPTLHVARAAEHRRAGWRGSSERYGENAAILAGDLALTYADQLLAGFSRPVLDEWSRLKSEMLVGQFLDVSVAAAYDPDPETSRRIAVCKSGHYSIHRPLTIGALLAGRPDLAASFEAYGRALGEAFQLRDDLIDAFGDGEITGKPAGLDFAQHKMTLLLALAVRRDARVRALVLPADGGIHAADADELRRLLTDSGVRAEVEERIDHLVTTAVDVLHQAPIDEDWRGELTEMAHRVAYRDH; encoded by the coding sequence ATGACGACAACCACGTGTTCCGCGCCCGCCGCCCGCGCTCTCAAAGAGGCGCGCGCCACGATCCTGGACGGCGTCGAACGCGCCGTCGCCGCCCTGCTCGCCGAGGAGCGCGCCCGCTGGGCCGACGACGCCCCGCAGGCGCTGGTCCTCCTCGACGCGATCGGCGACCTCGTGGCGGCCGGCGGCAAGCGGTTGCGGCCCGCGTTCTGCGCCTCCGGTTTCCTGCTCGCGGGCGGCAGCCCCGACGACCCCGCCGCGGCTCGCCTCGGCGCGGCCCTGGAGCTGCTGCACGTGTCCGCGCTCATCCACGACGACGTCCTCGACGAGTCCGACCGGCGCCGCGGCCTGCCCACCCTCCATGTCGCCCGCGCCGCTGAGCACCGCCGGGCGGGCTGGCGGGGAAGCTCCGAACGGTACGGTGAGAACGCGGCGATCCTCGCCGGCGACCTCGCCCTGACCTACGCGGACCAGCTCCTTGCCGGATTCTCCCGGCCCGTCCTCGACGAATGGTCCCGGCTGAAGTCCGAGATGCTGGTCGGACAGTTCCTGGACGTCTCGGTCGCGGCCGCCTACGACCCCGACCCGGAGACGTCCCGCCGGATCGCCGTCTGCAAGTCCGGGCACTACTCCATCCACCGGCCGCTGACCATCGGCGCCCTGCTCGCAGGCCGCCCGGACCTCGCCGCATCGTTCGAGGCGTACGGACGGGCTCTGGGCGAGGCCTTCCAGCTGCGCGACGACCTCATCGACGCGTTCGGCGACGGCGAGATCACCGGCAAACCGGCCGGACTGGACTTCGCCCAGCACAAGATGACCCTGCTGCTCGCCCTCGCCGTCCGGCGCGACGCGCGGGTCCGGGCCCTGGTGCTGCCCGCGGACGGCGGGATCCACGCGGCCGACGCCGACGAACTGCGCCGCCTGCTGACCGACAGTGGCGTCCGGGCCGAGGTCGAGGAACGGATCGACCACCTCGTCACCACCGCCGTCGACGTGCTGCACCAGGCACCCATCGACGAGGACTGGCGAGGCGAACTCACCGAGATGGCACACCGGGTCGCCTACCGGGACCACTGA
- a CDS encoding 4-hydroxy-3-methylbut-2-enyl diphosphate reductase, which translates to MGSQQTQTAPDEDSGTRRIVLAEPRGFCAGVRRAVGIVERALDLYGPPVYVRKEIVHNHHVVAELTERGARFVDSESEVPEGAVCVFSAHGVSPAVRRAAAERRLDVIDATCPLVAKVHQEAVRYARDGRTILLVGHADHEEVEGTRGEAPERTLVVGTEEDVERLDLPDDAPVAYLTQTTLSLDETARVVDALRRRFTDLVGPHGDDICYASQNRQNAVKALARRSDLVLVVGSVNSSNSVRMVEVAREHGARAHLVPDVTFLDESWLESVTTVGISSGASAPEILVRGLAERLTELGYTGVETDRGASEDVVFALPARLATTAGDRVPSTPLAEEKP; encoded by the coding sequence GTGGGATCCCAGCAAACGCAGACAGCACCCGACGAAGACTCCGGCACCCGGCGGATCGTGCTGGCCGAGCCGAGAGGCTTCTGCGCCGGGGTACGACGGGCCGTCGGCATCGTGGAGCGGGCCCTGGACCTGTACGGACCGCCCGTCTACGTACGCAAGGAGATTGTGCACAACCACCACGTGGTCGCCGAACTCACCGAACGCGGCGCCCGGTTCGTCGACAGCGAGAGCGAGGTGCCGGAGGGCGCGGTCTGCGTCTTCTCCGCCCACGGCGTCTCCCCGGCCGTACGCCGCGCCGCGGCCGAGCGCCGACTCGACGTCATCGACGCGACCTGCCCGCTGGTGGCCAAGGTGCACCAGGAGGCCGTGCGCTACGCCCGCGACGGCCGCACCATCCTGCTCGTCGGCCACGCCGACCACGAGGAGGTCGAGGGCACCCGCGGCGAGGCACCCGAACGCACCCTGGTCGTCGGGACCGAAGAGGACGTCGAACGGCTCGACCTGCCCGACGACGCCCCCGTGGCCTACCTGACCCAGACGACCCTGTCGCTGGACGAGACCGCACGCGTCGTCGACGCGCTGCGCCGCAGGTTCACCGACCTCGTGGGCCCGCACGGCGACGACATCTGCTACGCCAGCCAGAACCGCCAGAACGCGGTGAAGGCCCTCGCCCGCCGCAGCGACCTCGTCCTCGTCGTGGGCTCCGTCAACTCCAGCAACTCCGTGCGGATGGTGGAGGTCGCCCGGGAACACGGCGCTCGCGCCCACCTGGTGCCCGACGTCACCTTCCTGGACGAGAGCTGGCTGGAGTCTGTCACCACCGTCGGCATCAGTTCCGGCGCCAGCGCCCCCGAGATCCTGGTCCGCGGGCTCGCCGAGCGGCTCACCGAACTGGGCTACACCGGCGTCGAGACTGACCGGGGCGCCAGCGAGGACGTGGTCTTCGCCCTGCCCGCACGGCTGGCGACCACCGCCGGCGACCGCGTCCCCAGCACGCCCCTGGCCGAGGAGAAGCCATGA